From Strigops habroptila isolate Jane chromosome 10, bStrHab1.2.pri, whole genome shotgun sequence, one genomic window encodes:
- the LEFTY1 gene encoding left-right determination factor 1, producing the protein MDVRFTWMLCVLCLVITVQAFTQEGFKEVLLKQLGLSEVPTLHRRDLVDLVIPDHVKNKYISMLKRQRVKRRALPSLAGILRGIPGNAEVLYSDTTTRQNLIFDMEGRIPQNSEVTMAELKLFKKPLDRANLPDRQAHRPVSSARVSVYWVQRQHDGTNRTSLIDSRLVPIRESGWKNFDVTQAVHYWLRNKRREPMFLEVWIEGERIGSYASEMAKAVRFTSQDPKDKALSKPELVLYTLDLEDYGGPGDCREEAAKGKSTCCRQKHYVNFRELPWAQHWVIEPAGYQAYRCSGGCLQAPSALRRFSYGERACAAVESSPLPMMLLVKRGNRTEIEAAEFPNMIVEKCGCVTDGMALV; encoded by the exons ATGGATGTGAGGTTCACCTGGATGCTCTGTGTGCTCTGCCTGGTCATCACAGTCCAAGCGTTTACCCAGGAGGGGTTCAAGGAGGTGTTGCTGAAGCAGCTCGGGCTCTCTGAGGTCCCTACACTTCATAGGAGAGACTTGGTGGATCTGGTTATCCCAGACCACGTAAAGAACAAATACATCTCCATGCTGAAGCGGCAAAGGGTGAAGCGCCGAGCTTTGCCGAGCCTGGCTGGCATCCTCAGGGGGATCCCTGGCAACGCAG AAGTCCTCTACTCTGACACCACCACACGCCAGAACCTCATCTTTGACATGGAGGGCAGAATACCTCAAAACAGTGAAGTGACAATGGCTGAGCTGAAACTCTTCAAAAAGCCTCTGGACAGAGCGAACCTGCCTGACAGGCAGGCTCACAGGCCCGTCTCCAGCGCCAGAGTCAGCGTGTACTGGGTGCAGCGGCAGCACGATGGCACCAACAGGACCTCCCTGATAGACTCCAG GCTGGTTCCTATACGTGAGTCTGGCTGGAAGAACTTTGATGTGACGCAGGCCGTGCATTACTGGCTGCGAAACAAGAGGCGGGAGCCAATGTTCCTGGAGGTCTGGATTGAAGGAGAGAGGATAGGCAGCTATGCCTCTGAAATGGCCAAAGCCGTGCGTTTCACCTCTCAGGACCCCAAGGATAAAGCCTTAAGCAAACCTGAACTGGTGCTTTACACCCTCGACTTGGAAGACTATGG GGGCCCTGGGGactgcagggaggaggcagcgAAGGGGAAATCCACCTGCTGCCGGCAGAAGCACTACGTGAACTTCCGCGAGCTCCCCTGGGCGCAGCACTGGGTCATCGAGCCAGCGGGGTACCAGGCTTACCGCTGCTCGGGGGGCTGCCTGCAGGCGCCCAGCGCCCTGCGCCGCTTCAGCTATGGGGAGCGCGCCTGTGCCGCGGTGGAGAGCTCCCCACTGCCCATGATGCTGCTGGTCAAGAGAGGCAACCGCACGGAGATCGAGGCGGCCGAGTTCCCCAACATGATCGTCGAGAAGTGTGGCTGCGTGACGGATGGCATGGCGCTGGTGTGA
- the LOC115613840 gene encoding histone H3.3A, which yields MARTKQTARKSTGGKAPRKQLATKAARKSAPSTGGVKKPHRYRPGTVALREIRRYQKSTELLIRKLPFQRLVREIAQDFKTDLRFQSAAIGALQEASEAYLVGLFEDTNLCAIHAKRVTIMPKDIQLARRIRGERA from the exons ATGGCCCGCACCAAGCAGACCGCCCGCAAGTCCACCGGCGGCAAGGCGCCCCGCAAGCAGCTCGCCACCAAAGCCGCCCGCAAGAGCGCGCCCTCCACTGGCGGGGTGAAGAAACCGCACCGTTACCG GCCGGGTACCGTGGCTCTGCGTGAAATCAGGCGCTACCAAAAGTCTACCGAACTCTTGATCCGCAAACTTCCCTTCCAACGTCTGGTGCGTGAAATTGCTCAGGACTTCAAAACAGATCTGCGCTTCCAGAGCGCTGCCATCGGTGCTTTGCAG GAGGCAAGTGAAGCCTACTTGGTTGGCCTGTTTGAAGATACCAACCTGTGTGCTATCCATGCCAAACGTGTCACAATCATGCCAAAAGATATCCAGCTAGCACGCCGCATACGTGGGGAGCGTGCCTAA
- the SDE2 gene encoding LOW QUALITY PROTEIN: replication stress response regulator SDE2 (The sequence of the model RefSeq protein was modified relative to this genomic sequence to represent the inferred CDS: deleted 1 base in 1 codon) — MAALVRDPLAPRARPGRCPPPGGDCSVRGLRRHRARALNIPEESLYVKCNGRLASDDDVLQNGAVYSLEPRLCGGKGGFGSMLRALGAQIEKTTNREACRDLSGRRLRDVNHEKAMAEWVKQQAEREAEKEQRRLERLQRKLAEPKHFFTNPDYQQQCHEMAERLEDSVLKGLQASSSKMVSPESSSSRKRPGEPGKNGTKPRKRKCFWLGLEGLDDCDSSDSEDDSEDDSPHASDGGCPSGSRCNENAGNSNACSSTSMEPVEDSPATSATEKPLEQPECSGRDVQGETSTSGQPEIPAEENSKMTKPLKEEVQEKNEVAQAPKEQQDNVSPKAQETNQLQSTEVEPIDLMVFNSAAEMEALGLDKLKMELMSLGLKCGGTLKERAARLFSVRGLSRDQIDPALFAKPSKGKKK, encoded by the exons ATGGCGGCGCTAGTGCGGGATCCTTTGGCTCCGCGGGCGCGGCCC ggccgctgccccccccccggcgGAGACTGCTCGGTGCGCGGCCTCCGCCGGCACCGCGCTCGGGCGCTG aACATTCCTGAAGAAAGCTTGTATGTGAAGTGTAACGGACGACTGGCTAGTGATGACGATGTGTTGCAAAACGGAGCCGTTTATAGTCTGGAACCAAGGCTTTGTGGTGGCAAAGGAG GGTTCGGGTCTATGCTGCGAGCACTTGGTGCTCAGATTGAGAAGACAACAAACAGGGAGGCTTGCCGAGATCTCAGTGGGAGGAGACTTCGAGATGTCAACCATGAGAAAGC GATGGCTGAATGGGTGAAGCAGCAGGCAGAACGGGAagcagagaaggagcagaggcGCTTGGAAAGGCTGCAGCGGAAACTTGCGGAGCCAAAGCACTTTTTCACCAACCCAGACTACCAGCAGCAGTGTCATGAAATGGCTGAGAGACTGGAAGACTCAGTCCTTAAAG GATTGCAGGCCTCTTCAAGCAAAATGGTGTCACCAGAGAGCAGCAGTAGCCGGAAACGTCCAGGTGAACCTGGAAAGAATGGAACCAAACCTcgaaaaagaaaatgtttttg gctgGGGTTGGAAGGACTGGATGATTGTGACAGTTCGGATTCTGAGGATGACAGTGAAGATGATTCCCCTCATGCATCTGATGGAGGTTGTCCATCAGGCAGCAGATGTAATGAAAATGCTGGAAATTCAAATGCATGTTCAAGCACCTCTATGGAGCCGGTAGAGGATAGTCCGGCTACCAGTGCAACTGAGAAACCACTGGAGCAGCCGGAATGTAGTGGAAGAGATGTCCAAGGAGAGACAAGCACAAGTGGGCAACCTGAAAttccagctgaagaaaacagtaaaatgacaAAGCCCCTGAAGGAAGAAGTCcaagaaaagaatgaagtaGCCCAAGCTCCAAAAGAACAACAAGATAATGTTTCTCCTAAGGCACAAGAAACAAACCAGTTACAGAGCACA gagGTGGAACCGATAGACCTGATGGTGTTCaactctgctgctgaaatggaaGCCCTGGGTTTAGACAAACTGAAGATGGAATTGATGTCTTTGGGACTGAAATGTGGAGGCACTTtaaaggaaagagcagcaagGCTGTTTTCAGTGCGAGGGCTGTCTAGAGACCAGATCGATCCTGCCTTATTTGCAAAGCcctccaaagggaaaaaaaagtga
- the LOC115613910 gene encoding forkhead box protein L2 translates to MTAAAGREPVTGARPGPACGASSAGAEPLPAGQAAAEQPRARGQAPPVPAFPGCARGDRAERAAPGQPRAPPRRHVTGFQRVSSNGAAAPPTRPRSGAAARRGLGRRWWMQGGAPRRSPHCVPPGEPAAERSRAWPAWKPSLINSPPGQRFG, encoded by the exons AtgacggcggcggcggggcgcgaGCCCGTAACG GGAGCACGCCCTGGCCCTGCCTGCGGTGCCTCGTCAGCGGGGGCAGAACCGCTACCGGCGGGGCAGGCAGCAGCGGAGCAGCCCCGGGCACGGGGACAGGCTCCCCCGGTGCCCGCTTTCCCCGGCTGCGCGCGCGGGGACAGGGCCGAGCGGGCAGCCCCGGGAcagccccgcgccccgccccgccggcacGTCACGGGATTCCAGCGCGTTTCCTCCAATGGCGCCGCGGCGCCCCCGACCCGGCCGCGTTCCGgtgccgccgcccgccgcggcctGGGGCGGCGATGGTGGATGCAGGGAGGCGCTCCCCGGCGGTCACCTCACTGCGTCCCTCCGGGGGAGCCGGCTGCGGAGCGCTCCCGAGCGTGGCCGGCGTGGAAG CCATCTCTCATCAACTCACCGCCAGGTCAGAG GTTTGGTTAG